Proteins encoded in a region of the Vicia villosa cultivar HV-30 ecotype Madison, WI linkage group LG5, Vvil1.0, whole genome shotgun sequence genome:
- the LOC131602641 gene encoding peroxidase 19, translated as MSVTSSFLFTFSFFLFFIFCILTENSSCLAIFRKSTTRVPRQLRADYYAKSCPNVEQLVGSVTSQQFKESPVSGPATIRLLFHDCFVEGCDASILIASKPGSKELAEKDAEDNKDLRVEGFETVKKAKEVVEKKCPNVVSCADILAIAARDFVHLAGGPYYQVKKGRWDGKISMASRVGSNIPRANSTIDELIKLFNSKGLTIQDMVALSGAHTIGFAHCKNFVTRLYNYRGKGQPDPDMNSKLLKALRMYCPNFGGNSDIVAPFDATTPFVFDHAYYGNLQNKMGLLASDQALASDMRTKLLVQDFAKDKQKFFQAFAAAIDKMSLVKVVRGRKHGEKRRDCSMHM; from the exons ATGTCTGTCACTAGTTCATTTCTATtcacattttctttctttcttttcttcattttctgcATTTTGACTGAAAATTCATCATGCTTAGCAATATTTAGAAAGAGCACAACACGCGTACCTCGCCAGCTTAGAGCTGATTACTATGCGAAATCTTGTCCAAATGTAGAACAGCTTGTTGGTTCAGTCACTTCTCAGCAATTCAAAGAATCACCTGTTTCTGGACCTGCCACCATTCGTCTTCTCTTCCACGATTGCTTTGTAGAA GGTTGTGATGCGTCGATTTTAATAGCATCAAAGCCTGGAAGCAAGGAGTTGGCAGAGAAAGATGCAGAGGATAATAAAGATTTGAGAGTGGAAGGTTTTGAGACTGTAAAGAAGGCAAAGGAAGTGGTGGAGAAAAAGTGTCCTAATGTAGTGTCTTGTGCAGATATTCTTGCAATTGCAGCAAGGGATTTTGTGCACCTG GCAGGGGGTCCTTATTACCAAGTAAAGAAGGGAAGATGGGATGGAAAGATATCGATGGCGTCGAGGGTAGGGTCGAACATCCCTCGCGCAAACTCGACTATTGATGAACTCATCAAACTATTCAACTCAAAAGGCTTAACAATACAGGACATGGTTGCTCTCTCTGGTGCTCACACAATTGGGTTTGCACATTGTAAAAACTTTGTGACGCGACTCTACAATTATCGGGGTAAGGGTCAGCCCGATCCAGATATGAACTCTAAACTATTGAAAGCTCTTAGAATGTACTGTCCGAATTTTGGAGGGAACTCGGATATTGTTGCTCCATTTGATGCCACAACCCCTTTTGTATTCGATCATGCATACTACGGTAACTTGCAGAACAAGATGGGTTTGTTAGCGTCCGACCAAGCTTTGGCTTCGGACATGCGAACCAAGTTACTGGTTCAAGATTTTGCAAAGGATAAACAGAAGTTTTTTCAAGCTTTTGCAGCTGCCATAGACAAAATGAGTTTAGTGAAAGTTGTGAGAGGGAGAAAGCATGGGGAGAAAAGAAGAGATTGTAGCATGCATATGTAA
- the LOC131602640 gene encoding negative regulator of systemic acquired resistance SNI1, translated as MANPSRSNERAVIEDNMLLTMFDASITNDTTQDSLDERIAFLDAVRASSIGLEYGKPPNSKIYEAVFQMLRTGKSLQLIVASYKLLVDLEKRFPRAYLSGEDVSMSPSTSTPELVVDEEAWSPLIVGLDNATAVSEAGGKKSGGRLDSSSFHRLIEELAETLTESNNQAASMKPLQNLLLFQYLVIVLEGDFLPRNATMNWSLQRESLLNLLMGSRKINYKSLMKDCIKVICLLCQLLQNVLSKNLEVEKSSESQLSENYHIALSLAFLEVLKNTHVFMGKLLVMIMALDMSRKKADIEGHTSRVDSPRTPLVDIVLDELAYDKDNIPHFLKIFSEPKWKLEIVVQYFWKYIRKPAARTRRSNGDTVVDATFDGVVKCFSNSTGTKSIIKKIGADVVQLLLAHGFLAQLSILLERNANDNIAEDREEGANALVDLCHTLISAFDSLRSTDKDMEILSIGKEALFTAASYISMES; from the exons ATGGCGAACCCTAGCAGAAGCAACGAAAGAGCAGTGATCGAAGATAACATGCTTCTCACCATGTTTGATGCCTCCATTACCAACGACACTACTCAAGACTCTCTCGATGAAC GGATTGCTTTTTTGGATGCTGTTCGTGCTTCTTCAATTGGGCTTGAATATGGAAAACCACCAAATTC AAAAATATATGAGGCAGTCTTCCAAATGCTGAGGACTGGGAAGTCTTTACAGTTGATTGTGGCAAGTTATAAGCTTCTGGTTGATTTAGAAAAG CGTTTCCCTCGTGCATATTTATCCGGTGAAGATGTTTCTATGTCACCGTCTACTTCTACACCGGAATTGGTTGTGGACGAAGAG GCATGGTCTCCCCTTATTGTTGGCTTGGATAATGCCACTGCTGTCAGTGAAGCCGGTGGCAAAAAGTCCGGCGGACGTTTGGACTCTTCT AGCTTTCATCGCCTGATTGAAGAGCTCGCCGAAACTTTAACTGAGTCCAACAATCAAGCAGCAAGCATGAAG CCCTTGCAGAACTTGCTACTCTTTCAATATCTTGTCATTGTACTTGAAGGCGATTTTCTACCTCGCAATG CTACCATGAACTGGAGCTTGCAGAGGGAGTCTTTGCTCAACCTGTTAATG GGATCTAGGAAAATAAACTACAAGAGTTTAATGAAAGACTGCATTAAAGTTATCTGTCTACTATGCCAACTTCTTCAAAATGTTCTTAGTAAAAATCTAGAAGTTGAAAAGAGTTCTGAATCTCAGTTATCCGAAAATTACCATATTGCATTATCTCTTGCTTTTCTTGAAGTATTAAAGAACACACATGTTTTTATGGGGAAACTTTTGGTGATG ATTATGGCCCTTGATATGTCTAGGAAGAAAGCAGATATTGAAGGCCATACTTCAAGAGTAGATAGTCCAAG AACACCGTTAGTAGACATAGTTCTGGATGAACTTGCTTACGATAAAGATAATATTCCTCATTTTCTTAAG ATCTTCAGCGAGCCTAAATGGAAGCTGGAAATAGTTGTGCAGTATTTTTGGAAATACATAAGAAAG CCTGCTGCTCGCACTCGCCGATCAAATGGTGATACTGTAGTAGATGCAACATTTGATGGTGTTGTGAAATGCTTTTCGAACAGCACTGGCACCAAgagcataataaaaaaaattggtgcAGATGTAGTTCAGTTGCTTTTGGCTCATGGTTTTCTG GCTCAATTATCAATATTATTAGAAAGAAATGCAAACGACAACATTGCTGAAGACAGAGAAGAAGGGGCCAATGCTCTTGTAGATTTGTGCCACACGTTGATATCTGCTTTTGATAGTTTGAGAAGCACCGATAA GGATATGGAAATATTGTCGATTGGAAAAGAGGCACTATTTACTGCAGCAAGTTATATCTCCATGGAGTCATAG